One Spirochaeta africana DSM 8902 genomic window carries:
- a CDS encoding M20 family metallopeptidase codes for MPEHHHETRLRRLVQDMVNIYSPSGKEQEITEYLFCLLQRQLEPYGCRISLQPVDESRSNILVETPGQPSASPHPALDRMLFLGHIDTVPAYDIENYQLSPQGDLLYGLGTSDMKSGCAAMIEAFCRSSAAGDLPENTMLALVVGEEETGDGTLALLNEYRFHSALVAEPTGLIPCSRHYGYVEMLARAFGYRRHAAMSGRDTNAIRAMLRFLLQIEDRVELHEPDTVLNIRDLYSSESGFAVPDRCTASVDLHLPPGIDTVAYAERLREFGSTVLEDSRCTAYELEFPTLADGYCLAEDAQLLSQLRQVFTDSGLKWQPGAFTSHSDANLLHAAGCSPVILGPGELAKAHTRDEAVSYTQITAAADLYTRLLQQLRSDQTSPDSD; via the coding sequence ATGCCGGAACACCATCACGAGACCCGACTGCGCCGCCTGGTACAGGACATGGTGAACATATACAGTCCTTCCGGCAAGGAACAGGAGATTACCGAATATCTCTTTTGCCTTCTGCAGCGACAGCTGGAGCCGTACGGCTGCCGTATCAGTCTGCAGCCGGTTGATGAATCCCGCAGCAATATACTGGTGGAGACCCCCGGGCAGCCGTCGGCGTCACCCCACCCCGCCCTGGACCGGATGCTGTTTCTGGGCCACATTGACACCGTACCTGCGTATGATATCGAGAATTACCAGCTGTCACCGCAGGGCGATCTGTTGTACGGGCTGGGAACCTCGGACATGAAAAGCGGCTGCGCGGCCATGATAGAGGCCTTCTGCCGCAGCAGCGCTGCCGGGGATTTACCGGAAAACACCATGCTTGCCCTGGTTGTCGGTGAGGAGGAAACCGGGGACGGCACCCTGGCGTTGTTGAACGAATACCGTTTCCACAGCGCCCTGGTAGCTGAACCCACCGGCCTGATTCCCTGCAGCAGGCATTATGGCTATGTAGAGATGTTGGCCCGGGCGTTCGGGTATCGCCGCCATGCCGCCATGTCAGGTCGGGATACCAACGCCATCCGGGCGATGCTGCGGTTTCTGCTGCAGATAGAGGACCGGGTGGAGCTGCATGAACCGGATACCGTGCTGAACATCCGCGACCTCTACAGCTCTGAATCCGGGTTCGCCGTACCGGATCGCTGCACTGCCAGTGTCGACCTGCACCTGCCTCCCGGAATCGACACCGTCGCCTACGCAGAACGTCTGCGGGAGTTCGGCAGCACCGTGCTGGAGGACAGCCGCTGCACGGCCTATGAGCTGGAATTCCCTACCCTGGCCGACGGCTACTGCCTGGCAGAGGATGCACAGCTGCTGAGCCAACTGCGACAGGTATTCACCGACAGCGGCCTGAAATGGCAGCCCGGTGCCTTTACCAGTCATTCGGATGCGAATCTGCTGCACGCAGCCGGCTGCAGCCCCGTCATTCTGGGACCGGGAGAGCTTGCCAAGGCTCACACCCGGGACGAGGCCGTCAGCTATACCCAGATAACGGCTGCCGCCGACCTGTACACACGCCTTCTGCAGCAACTGCGATCGGATCAGACATCTCCGGATTCA